ttttttatagataTTGAGTTATTTATTTATTGCATATAATACTTTTTATAAGTTATTTAGGATTAgtataaataacaaaaaatatatataattattttatataaaataatatatttataNNNNNNNNNNNNNNNNNNNNNNNNNCATGCGGATACGTATATGCTATAATATATTACTAAGGAAACTCATAGGAGAATAAATTGTGTAAATTACACTTGATTGGTTTGATCCATTGAATTTAGTTGAGTAAATAATAGATAAAATACCGTAGTTTTGTGCTGTTGTTAAGTAACATCTAAGCTGTTCTTCATTAATTTGATCCATGTGCCTATTAGCAATAAATCATTAAATTAAAACATAATGCAGTATTTCTTGAAATGAAAATTCGCATTTGAAAGTTCTAAGACGCCATGAATGATATCTTCTAGAATAGTAAATAAATATTCTAAGATACAAGTCGAGAATTGAGAAATATCCCAACACAAACACATGGACCCGCGGCGAATGTGACTGCAGTTCGCCATTGGGTCTTTTTGGCCTCCTTTATCTCTGACTCGTCAAACGCGCCGAGTCAACtcgcttttctttttatttgacgCTTATCGTGTTCAGTTGTCACCTTCCTCTCTTGTCTGAATCTTCTGCATCCTTTTCACGCTCTCAGATCTTCACCGTGATCCGCATCACCTTCCACCAGGTAAATTATTCATCTTCGTTTTCATTTCCTTTTCACTGAACATACACAATTCAACTTCATTCGCTATGCTCTCAAATGGAATTCTCTATACTCTCTTTCTGATCAACGTCACCTTGCATTTAAATTTTGACAATTTTGACTTCAAAATTTGTTATCCTTTGTTGTTAGCAAATTACTAAGCTCGAGGAAAGCGCGATACTGTGAGTGGAAGCTGACTATAGCAATGGCTTCTCGCGACTCCGAATTCTTGAAGAACTTTTGGATCCCGAGTTACGTGCTCGTGCCGGAGTCTGCGGCTGAGAGCAGCCAGATCGCCCGTGGCAATGGACCTGAGTGCCCGGTGCTTGTTTTTGCGAACTCCAAAAGCGGTGGCCAGCTAGGAGGGGACCTATTGAAAACGTACCGTGCTCTTCTCAACGAAAAACAGGTGCCTTAGTAGACATTATTTTGATTGCCGTTGCCGGTTACGGTTACTGTTTCTTTGTGATTTATTGAATATTAATATTGGGTAAAATTGCCGAAAAAATATGACTGATCTAGGGGGCTCTATGCTGTAATACAGTGTTGGAAACCTCTACAATAAATCAATAATAATATTGTGGCTGCAATTGCATTTGTGGACAGAAATTTTGATGGCACCTTTTGCAGAAATTTTGAGACTTTGATTTTGTGTGTGTGAGAGACTGAGCAGGGCGTGTGAATTTTCAGGTTTTTGATTTAGGAGAAGAAGCTCCCGAGAAGGTACTGAGCAGAGTCTATGCTAACTTGGAGAGACTCAAGGTTCAAGGTGATCAACTTGCTACAAGGATTATGGAAAGTCTGAGATTAATTGTGAGTTGATATTCTCTTTGATCCTGATCAATTCATCTTTAAACAATCATCAACTCCAAAATTTTTGAGTTTCTGACAATTTGATGTCCTTGATCTTATGAGTTTCTGACGTCAGTGACATTTGATATGCATTTCAGGTTGCTGGGGGTGATGGAACAGCGGGCTGGCTACTTGGAGTTGTTTGTGATCTCAAATTGTCCCATCCGCCACCAATAGCCACGGTTCCTTTGGGCACAGGGAATAACCTACCTTTTGCTTTTGGCTGGGTAAGAAATCACGCTTCATTTTGGGGGGCTTTTATTGAAGTACAAGTAGGGCATTATTATCTCTGACTCTACCATGAATTCATGGTTCAATAGCTACATTTTCACATATAATGGGTTTTAAGGAGCTATCATTTTATGCTGATTAAGTTaactcttgaattattttggttcCCATGTATATATAAAGAATTGGGGTTTACACAAGGCCCTTCAATTCTGAGTAGAAGTTGGAGAAAGCTTTAGGTGGACTATACTTTAGTCTTGACACTAAGAGCGACATTTCACCTAGGACCTACAATATTATCATATTTGTTTAGTTGAAATAACAATTTATTAATTGTATGAGCATAATCCAACTAAGTGCACCATGAGCACCTATCTTCACTGAGAATTGTGATGATAAATTGTCCATCAGAatcgtgaaaaaaaaaattgaagggaCTCATAATTTCTGCTGCTTTATTACAGGGAAAGAAGAACCCAGGAACAAACGAGCATTCAGTGAAGTCATTTTTAGATCAAGTAATGAAGGCTAAATCAATGAAAATAGACAAGTAATGAATTTTGGtcctattcttcttttccttttatttttatttttttgtaattcgATATGTTTTGTTATGCTGCCACCCATTTGTTTGTCTTTCTTGtgggataaaaataaatcaatttttttttttaaattaaaagatacatttttaccatttaaaaatattatgttttgTGTTTACATCTAATGCTGTTCTTAAGCTGTCTTGCTTGCTGTTGTTTGAAAAGTGTTATTAGTATCTCTGTTTTAGTAGGTTTGAGTTGTTTATTGTTTGGACATTGAGTTTGATTTTATCTGTCATGATTCCCCAACTCCGGTTCTTGTGCTCCTTAATCCAGAGCAAATATACAATGAATATTTAAGGGCTACATGTTGTTTAAGATTCCTGATggttgttctttgtttttcttaacCATCAGTTGGCACATTCTTATGCGAATGAGGATTCCAAAAGAAGGTCCCTGTGATCCGATTGCACCTCTTGAGTTACCGCATTCTTTGCATGCCTTCCATCGCGTATCCGAGACAGATGAACAAAATATTGTAAGATATGTACCTTTGACTATGTACACTTTTAATCAGGTTCATGGTGCAACTATAGGAATTTCAAGGAAATATGCTTTGCTTCATATGCTACAGTCTGATTTGACTTGAATTTGGGTTATCCATTTTACTTGacaatttatttaagaaaatacCAGTTGAGACAGGAGGGTTTATTATTACAGTTACACCGACTATGGGCATGAATTGCTGTTTTGTTCTGAACTTGGGAATGAACTTTGGTTTTCCTAAGACCAGTTCAACAAAAcctctgcatatttgattgctgTTTTTGACTTATGGAGTTTAACTGTTTTAGATAATAAAAACTGGCAAGATTTTTAGTTTGAATATCTATAGAGTTAGCTTTTTTCCTACTCACTGCACTTCCTTGTGTGATTACTGCTCCTCAGGAAGGTTACCATACTTTTCGTGGGGGATTTTGGAATTACTTCAGCATGGGTAAGCATAATTTTCCCGAGTTGTACCATACTTGAACTTTAAATTTCAAAGTATGGAATTTCTATTTTTCTCATGGAAGAGTCAGTTGGTAGATCCTTTGATCTAGGTTAAGCATTTCTAAATATCAAATTACAAAAAAGCAATGCAGAAATTATTAAATGGCAATTACATGTTTACATTTCccaccttatttatttatttttttaatagtcATTTAGAATGTCTTAGATCATAAATTATATCGGGGAACATCTTTTTGTTCCATCAGTTCATCTTATTGAAACATTTATTAAAAATGTCTATGATTCATGACTACAGGAATGGATGCTCAAATATCTTATGCTTTTCATTCTGAACGAAAGTTGCAtcctgaaaaattcaaaaatcagttGGTTAATCAGGTATACTAGTGTTTCTGCAGTAGTAAAATTCATAAAAGCATCTTGCAGAAGATTAATGGATAACACCATTGCTTGTTTGACTTTGAACTTTTCAATCTTTTATTGAATGGAAAACCTGGACAGTTTTGTACCAGTCATTTTTTCATCCGCTTTTTGTTCTGATTTCAATATTCATGAATCATGACAGACTACATACGCTAGGCTTGGATGCACGCAAGGATGGTTTTTGGCTCCTCTATTCCATCCTCCTTCCAGGTCAGTTCCTGTAGATCAGTTATTAAATTGATCAATTGCAAACATATCTAAGCATACATGCTTCTGGGTCCTACATAAGCCTTTTTCCAATATATTTTTATCACTTTACCAGTCAAGTCAATGTGATTTGATCTTCTAACACAGGAATATAGCACATGTTGTAAAAGTACAAATCATGAAAAGGAATGGCCAGTGGGAAGACCTGCAAATTCCTTCCAGGTAAATCTTTCGGTAGAATCATATATATTTATATCTTTTTACTTTTCAATGGCCGAAGGGAGGATTAGACATCCAAAAGGTGGCTTAAAGGTTATAGACTTGGGTTCTACCAGTCAATTGAGCTAAGCTCTAGCAGTCATATATCTTTAGGAAACATGAAAGCGACAATGATAAGAAGTTCTGGTGGATAACTCCCTGCATTTATTAATTGTCAATGATCCCAAAGTCACAGTTATACATGATGTTTCCATTATACTCAACTTCTCATTCATGTTCTCTTAACTATGTTGCTTTTATTCGCTGATGCTTTAGTTCTTTTATTGGTTGATTAATATCTTCTTAAAGTGAAAAGTTAATTTCTTGTTTGTCCAACTGTTGTTTTCTCCCCTGTTTACTTCTTGATAACATATGATGTGTTCTTTCTATCGCATATCCAGCATCCGGTCAATTGTATGCCTCAATTTGCCTAGCTTTTCTGGTGGACTGAATCCTTGGGGTACACCAACTAGGAGGCAACAGCGTCAAGTAAATATCATATGCATAAACTATTGATAGATTGATATATTGGATTTTCCTGTTTAATGAAGAGAAGAAAAGCTGTTTTTGAAGTTTGCAATGCATTTAAGGCATATTGTTAAATGAATTGTAGCTTACAAAGTTTTATTGTTCAGCCAAATTTTCACTTTCTTGATCCTTAAGGCATTGATTActaaaatttgttttatttagcaAAATCTCTTTTAACTGTAAACTGGAAATAAAGAatagtaatttaaaaaaaaaaaggcaaaactAATGCTTCTATGCAATATTTTTGTTGAAACCTAAACTCTAAATATGCTATCAAATGCAGAACGACTGGACACGTCCATATGTAGATGATGGCCTAATAGAGGTTGTTGGCTTTAGAGATGCCTGGCATGGGCTTGCTTTGCTTGGTCCAAATGGACATGGAACTCGACTTGCTCAGGTATGTGCAGTACCATGAAATATTAGGCTTGTTTTACTTTTGAAGATAGTTTCCAAAAATTTCTTGCTGTAATTTACATGACAGCATTAAGTTTCTGTACCAACCTTAATTTTTCCTTGGTTTTGATATTACAATTGCCTTGAAATTATCTCAACATCAGGCTCGCAGAATTGGCTTTGTGTTTCACAAAGGTGCAACAGATCATACATACATGAGGATTGATGGGGAACCTTGGAAGCAACCCCTCCCAATAGACGATGACACGGTTGTAGTAGAGATTTCTCACCATGGCCAGGTTAACATGCTTGCCACTCATGAATGCAAGTCTAAAAGTGTGCATGATCCTTCAACACATTACAATGATGATGCTGAGGAAGATGATAGTAGCAATGGAGACTCTTTAGCAGATGAATTTCGAAAGTTTGGTGCAGCTGATACATTTAAAATCCCAGATGAGGTAGATATTTCTCAGCTTAGTTAAAGGTCTTACATTTCACCCATTAAAGATGTGTTATTGTACTTATTCTTATCCGATTCACCGAGCCAACACTTCCTCTTATACTATTGAATAGTGTGGGACTCGCGAGATAAATCCCACATTTCATCCAATGATAAAGGGGCATGTGTTGACTGTGTACCAGACAGAATGAGTATATACAGTATTTCTCTAACTCTTGAACCATTCTTTGGTTTTATGCGGTTGATATTGTGTTCCCCTATCAAGGTATATTACCAATTTGATTAATTCTAGCAGCTCTACTGCAAACATGATAATTCATTATTGTGTAATTAAGAATTGAGACAAACTTTGTTGTAAATGTTATTACAGTTGAAACGCATAGATTAGATTTCAGTTTACTCCTCGTTCTACTCTCTGTGTAGTCTTAACTTTTAAGTGAACTAGTTAACCAAAACAAGAAAAccaatttatttatctttaattttaatttcatttcagtTTGTCAAATCCAATAAGAACCCTGAATAGTATCGATCTAATCACAAGTTTGCCCGTAGCCCCTCAAACAAAGTCACAACGAAAGGGATGAGTTCAAATGCAAAATGGATACATGAAATGAAAGGTGAGTATATGTATATACTGAAATGTAAAAAATAGAGAATAGTCTGTTATCATGAGGAGAAAACTAATACATGTAAATCGTGTTGGATTTTGGAATTAACAATGGTTGACTCTAGGTGATACAAGGATTTCATGTTGATCACCAACACAGAATATTACAAATTTACACATAATAAAATATGCATATCGAAACTCGATTGAGTTGCCTCTACTGATTATCCAAACTCTGCATAACCAGAAATTGTCAAGGACACCGAATTATCAGTAGATGTTATTTTCATAAGACCATAGCTGCTGACCAGACAGTTGTTGTCCCAAACACTTTGTAATGGTCTCATTAGCCTTTTGGGGTTCagctctttcttctcttttcttcttctccctgAAGCAGAGAGATCATAGAATCAAAATCTCGCTGAGGAGAACCAGCAATATAAATGCATATCTATTCAATCTTCAGTTTAGGGGCTAAAGAATGTATATTTAATAGATTTGCAAGAAGGTAGTGTCATAAAATTGAAAGCCATTAGAATGTAGAGAAGGAGAAGGAACAACATTGAAAGCTTTTATGATGTTTTACCTGTCAACGTATTCCTTTAGCAGCTCCTTTGCTTGAACCAACTTGGAAAGCAGATTCCGATACACATCCAAGTCCCGATCAACACTTTTTTTGTTGATGTTTAAAGCTGCGCAGAGCTGTTTGATTGACCATAAAGATTAATTGATAACACATGAAAAATTCCTTAAGATGCAAGTAACAGATACTTTAATAATAAGAACAAATTCAAATCATAAGCCATAGTAGTGTCTTAAGTGAATTGGTTAACCTTTTCCAAAATTGTTGGCTCTGTTGCGTTTGTTAACTCAAGAAGACGAAATAGTCCTACTGCGAAGAAACGACTGTAGCTGAAATCCCCCTTTCCTGCTCTTTCTGCTATGTCCTTCAAGATCCCCTCAATTTCTCCATCTTTGGATGAAAACTCAACAAGGGAAGTTAGGTTTTGAGCCCTCGCCCACTCTTCCAACTTTTGAGCATCTTTTCTGCAGAGGGGAACATAGAAAGATCATCTGATGTAAGATAAAAATGTAACTCAGATGCAATATAAGCAAAATCATTGTATAAATATCCAGAAAGAGGCTATAAAATGATAGTAGCTTAATTCAAAGacaataaaattgttcaaaaagCCCCCCCAGAATTAGCTTAATAAGAATCTGAAGCTTGTATGTTGAAATGGCCTTGGAGCCACCAAATGTGATTCTCAAAAATCATGTTGCAAGCACAGCTAATTCGCCGTTTCTAAATACGAAATGAAATTCACAACTAGCATCTTGCGAACCAAAGTTAACATAGTCTAATCTCCAAGGATTTACACTTTACAACCATTAGTTTTCCATCATTGAATCAAGAGTTTTGAAGTAGAACCAAGCAAGGAAATAAGAAACAATAAACTTAAATAGTGAAATTTCTCAATCATTTCTAACCTGTATTGTTCAGGATCTTCATTCAAAGCATTAATATATGCTTTGAAGATAGCATCTCGGTCCTCATCACTAGGATACCCTTCCATGAGTTGATCATAAACAGTGACAAAACCAAGAGCAAACACAGGGTCATAGCGATACGATCTCTTATATCTCATCAAATGTTGCTGCACAATGAGCTCCTGCAGAACAGTGTTGTAGATACTTGGGATTGGTCGCTTATATGCCTTAAGGAAATTTAACTTTGTCTCAGAAACAGTAGGAGCATCTGCATATATATCAGGTATATAAATATTTAAACAAGAATCCATGAAAGAACCTAATGTGGAAACATGTTCAACTAATCAGCTTAATCTCACTCATAGTGCATTCATATATCTCAATAAAGGTTCTTACTTCTTACAAATAGAAAGTACCCTCAATTTGTATATGATACTTTTAGTTATCTTTTCAAACTTTAGGAACAAAAACTTCAAAAAATTTATGTCTTTCTAATGAAACAAACTCTCTAAACTTTCCAACATGCAGTGGCATAATAAGTTCGTTCGAAACTTAGATGCAATCACTTATTGCTCTAAATTGTAGCATGCAACTCCAATTGCAGATGCAACATGTACATTTCTTCTACAATTTCCATATTGTGGCGAAATTATAACCACAATTTAAAACCATTAAGAAACCAAAGAAGCCCCCACGAACCTGTGGCAGAAGACATGCATTGGACAACCATTTTGGATGAGGAACTAGAAGCTCGAACACCCCCATAATGGTACGACAAAATGGTCCTAAAACCGAAGACTTCAGAACTTGAAGAGACAAAGAAACGATGAGTTGATGAAGACACAGTTGCTTTTCTCTCACAGCACTGAGTGAATGATGATGAGAAGGACAAAGAAGTGAGAGCTGCNNNNNNNNNNNNNNNNNNNNNNNNNNNNNNNNNNNNNNNNNNNNNNNNNNNNNNNNNNNNNNN
The DNA window shown above is from Arachis ipaensis cultivar K30076 chromosome B08, Araip1.1, whole genome shotgun sequence and carries:
- the LOC107612876 gene encoding diacylglycerol kinase 5, producing the protein MASRDSEFLKNFWIPSYVLVPESAAESSQIARGNGPECPVLVFANSKSGGQLGGDLLKTYRALLNEKQVFDLGEEAPEKVLSRVYANLERLKVQGDQLATRIMESLRLIVAGGDGTAGWLLGVVCDLKLSHPPPIATVPLGTGNNLPFAFGWGKKNPGTNEHSVKSFLDQVMKAKSMKIDNWHILMRMRIPKEGPCDPIAPLELPHSLHAFHRVSETDEQNIEGYHTFRGGFWNYFSMGMDAQISYAFHSERKLHPEKFKNQLVNQTTYARLGCTQGWFLAPLFHPPSRNIAHVVKVQIMKRNGQWEDLQIPSSIRSIVCLNLPSFSGGLNPWGTPTRRQQRQNDWTRPYVDDGLIEVVGFRDAWHGLALLGPNGHGTRLAQARRIGFVFHKGATDHTYMRIDGEPWKQPLPIDDDTVVVEISHHGQVNMLATHECKSKSVHDPSTHYNDDAEEDDSSNGDSLADEFRKFGAADTFKIPDEFVKSNKNPE
- the LOC107612878 gene encoding protein THYLAKOID FORMATION1, chloroplastic (The sequence of the model RefSeq protein was modified relative to this genomic sequence to represent the inferred CDS: added 3 bases not found in genome assembly), which translates into the protein MAALTSLSFSSSFTQCCERKATVSSSTHRFFVSSSSEVFGFRTILSYHYGGVRASSSSSKMVVQCMSSATDAPTVSETKLNFLKAYKRPIPSIYNTVLQELIVQQHLMRYKRSYRYDPVFALGFVTVYDQLMEGYPSDEDRDAIFKAYINALNEDPEQYRKDAQKLEEWARAQNLTSLVEFSSKDGEIEGILKDIAERAGKGDFSYSRFFAVGLFRLLELTNATEPTILEKLCAALNINKKSVDRDLDVYRNLLSKLVQAKELLKEYVDREKKKREERAEPQKANETITKCLGQQLSGQQLWSYENNIY